In one window of Desulfovulcanus ferrireducens DNA:
- a CDS encoding 5-formyltetrahydrofolate cyclo-ligase, protein MTSKHQIRQKLLKKRNNLTPEQVDSLSSTILENFYSLNLLDRVREAFLYLPIRNEVNTWPLLQKFWDLKISTFLPHCDKNECGKMNFYLVSNPKELGKGIFNIPEPIPEICSLYKGGGPDLIVLPGVAFDQKGYRLGYGQGYFDRFLPELDSTKTRTIALAYDFQVLPSLPIDPWDKPVETIVTEKRIIQCRKR, encoded by the coding sequence ATGACGTCCAAACACCAAATTCGGCAAAAACTTCTTAAAAAGCGTAACAACTTAACTCCGGAGCAGGTCGATTCATTAAGCTCTACCATATTAGAAAATTTTTATAGTCTGAATCTTCTGGATAGGGTCAGAGAAGCCTTTTTATACCTACCCATTAGGAACGAGGTAAACACCTGGCCCCTTTTACAAAAATTCTGGGACCTAAAAATTTCTACCTTTTTGCCCCACTGTGATAAAAACGAGTGTGGAAAAATGAATTTTTATCTAGTATCAAACCCGAAAGAACTTGGCAAAGGTATATTCAATATTCCTGAACCCATCCCTGAAATCTGCTCCCTCTATAAAGGAGGCGGACCGGATCTTATCGTCCTGCCAGGAGTAGCCTTTGACCAAAAGGGTTATAGATTAGGCTATGGCCAAGGTTATTTTGATCGCTTTTTACCCGAACTTGATTCAACTAAGACCAGAACCATAGCTCTTGCCTATGACTTCCAGGTACTTCCATCCCTACCCATCGACCCCTGGGACAAGCCAGTGGAAACTATTGTCACAGAAAAAAGGATAATTCAGTGCAGGAAGCGATAA
- a CDS encoding heavy-metal-associated domain-containing protein: MKVFNIEGMSCSHCVQAVKKAISSVPGVKSVEVNLEKKQVYLETDGEVDLDLIKKAVEEEGYKVVR, encoded by the coding sequence ATGAAGGTGTTTAATATTGAAGGTATGAGTTGTTCTCATTGTGTACAGGCAGTAAAGAAGGCTATTTCTTCTGTGCCCGGGGTAAAGAGTGTTGAAGTCAATTTAGAAAAAAAGCAGGTTTATTTAGAGACAGATGGTGAGGTAGATCTGGATTTGATTAAAAAGGCTGTGGAGGAGGAAGGGTATAAAGTTGTGAGATAA
- a CDS encoding uracil-xanthine permease family protein, with translation MTTENATEYQFRLRDSIVGAQMLFVAFGALVLVPLLTGLDPNVALFTAGAGTLLFQFITKRKVPVFLASSFAFIAPIIYGVQTWGIAGTLCGLAAAGVLYVILSILISIRGTAILERILPPIVTGPVIMVIGLILAPVAVHMAMGKTGDGSAVLVPEKTALLVSMISLATTIIVSLFGKGILRLIPILCGIIVGYIISIPLGLVDFTPVKQAPWLAVPNFTFPEWNLQAILFILPVAIAPAIEHFGDILAIGSVTGKNYLEDPGINKTLLGDGLATSLASLLGGPPNTTYSEVTGAVALIKIFNPGIMTWAAIFAIILSFVGKVGALLQTIPVPVMGGILVLLFGTIMVVGVNSLIKAQVDLMQPRNMAIVAIIVVFGIGGMTFSAGEFTLKGIGLAGITGVLLNLILPKKDS, from the coding sequence ATGACTACAGAAAATGCAACAGAGTACCAATTTCGGCTAAGGGACAGTATCGTTGGTGCGCAAATGCTCTTTGTAGCCTTTGGAGCCCTGGTTCTTGTTCCTCTTTTAACCGGGCTTGATCCTAATGTAGCTCTCTTTACTGCCGGGGCCGGAACTCTGCTTTTTCAGTTCATTACTAAACGCAAGGTACCAGTCTTTTTGGCATCTTCTTTTGCCTTTATTGCTCCCATTATTTATGGAGTACAGACATGGGGTATTGCTGGCACATTGTGTGGCCTGGCTGCAGCAGGAGTTCTGTATGTTATATTGAGCATACTTATTTCCATAAGAGGTACGGCTATTTTAGAACGTATCCTCCCTCCCATTGTCACAGGTCCGGTAATTATGGTCATTGGTCTCATTCTGGCTCCGGTAGCCGTGCACATGGCCATGGGTAAAACCGGTGACGGGTCCGCAGTTTTAGTGCCAGAAAAGACAGCTTTGCTTGTATCAATGATCTCTCTGGCCACAACCATTATTGTCTCCCTTTTTGGCAAAGGCATACTTCGTTTGATTCCAATTCTCTGCGGTATTATCGTTGGTTACATAATCTCAATTCCCCTTGGTCTTGTTGATTTTACTCCAGTCAAACAGGCTCCTTGGCTAGCAGTACCCAACTTTACTTTCCCTGAGTGGAACCTGCAGGCTATACTTTTCATTCTACCAGTAGCCATTGCTCCTGCCATTGAACACTTTGGTGACATCTTGGCCATAGGCTCTGTCACCGGGAAAAATTACCTTGAAGATCCGGGAATAAATAAAACCCTGCTTGGAGACGGTCTGGCCACTTCATTGGCTTCTTTGCTTGGTGGTCCACCAAATACTACTTACTCGGAGGTTACAGGCGCAGTAGCCTTGATCAAGATATTTAACCCGGGGATCATGACATGGGCTGCCATCTTTGCCATTATTCTCTCCTTTGTGGGCAAAGTGGGCGCTCTTTTGCAAACTATCCCGGTTCCAGTAATGGGCGGAATTCTGGTCCTGCTTTTTGGAACTATCATGGTTGTAGGCGTAAACAGCCTTATTAAGGCCCAAGTAGACTTGATGCAGCCTCGAAACATGGCTATTGTGGCCATAATTGTTGTGTTCGGGATTGGCGGAATGACCTTTTCCGCAGGAGAATTTACATTGAAGGGAATTGGGCTGGCCGGCATTACCGGAGTCCTGTTAAACCTAATCCTGCCCAAGAAGGATAGTTAA
- the upp gene encoding uracil phosphoribosyltransferase — translation MAVHVVNHPLVKHKLGIMRKHDLSTKNFRALASELARLLTYEATKDLETEKITIQGWAGPVEIETIKGKKITVVPILRAGLGMLDGVIDLIPGAKVSVVGLYRNEETLEPVRYYVKLASNIEKRIALIIDPMLATGGTLLATIDLLKEAGCKKIKALSLVAAPEGLERVTKAHPDVDIYLASIDEKLNDKGYILPGLGDAGDKIFGTK, via the coding sequence GGATCATGCGCAAACACGACCTTAGCACTAAAAACTTTCGGGCCCTGGCTTCTGAGTTGGCCAGGTTGCTCACTTATGAAGCAACCAAGGATTTGGAAACAGAAAAGATAACCATTCAGGGCTGGGCCGGGCCTGTAGAAATAGAGACAATTAAAGGTAAGAAAATAACTGTAGTCCCTATTTTAAGGGCAGGACTAGGCATGCTGGATGGGGTCATTGATCTCATTCCCGGAGCCAAGGTTAGTGTAGTCGGCCTATACCGCAACGAGGAAACTCTTGAGCCCGTGCGGTATTATGTTAAACTGGCCTCAAACATTGAAAAGCGAATCGCCTTGATAATCGACCCTATGCTGGCTACAGGAGGAACTCTCCTGGCTACTATTGATCTGCTAAAGGAAGCTGGGTGCAAAAAAATAAAAGCTCTTTCTCTAGTAGCCGCCCCTGAAGGTCTGGAAAGAGTAACCAAAGCTCATCCAGATGTGGACATATATCTGGCCAGCATTGATGAGAAGCTGAATGACAAAGGTTACATTCTTCCCGGACTGGGTGATGCCGGAGATAAAATTTTTGGAACTAAATAG